Part of the Pedobacter roseus genome is shown below.
GCATTGATGTGAACTTCTTTATTGATCAAGCCTTTTGCAGCCAATGGCAATAAGCCCAATTGAATACAAGTTGCAAAACAGCCTGGATTGGCAATATTTTTGGCTGATTTAATTTTATCGCGGTTTAATTCCGGCAGTCCATAAACAAATTCGCGGTTTTCGAATGTCGATTTTTCATGCAACCTGAAATCCTGCGATAAATCGATGATTTTAATATTTTCGTTGATCGGATTAGCAGCCAAAAATTTCCTGGCATCACCATGACCAACACAAAGAAAAAGTACATCAATATCCTGTGGAATATCGCTTACAAACTTTAAATCTGTATCACCGATTAAATCTGTATGTACATCTGAGATCAGGTTTCCGGCGTTACTGGTACTATTTACAAAAGCAATTTCAACATTTGGGTGGTTAACCAGAATGCGTAACATTTCGCCCCCAGTGTAACCTGCACCACCGATTATGCCTGCTTTAATTTTATTCATCTCTATGAGTTTAGTGCTATTTTATAAAGAAAAAATTCTTCGTCATTATCTTGTTTTATAAAGCCCATACTTTCGTACAGGTGCTGCGCGTTAAAATTGTCAACAGCGGTTTCCAATTGTACGAATGTAGATCCGTTGTTTTTGGCAAAATCCATGGCGGTTTTAATTAATTTTTCGCCGATGCCCTGTTTGCGGTAATCTTCAGCAACATATAAATCGTTTAGGATCCAGTTTTTACTCAATCTTACCGATGAGTATTTAGGATATAACTGAGTAAAACCTACGGGCTGTTGACTATCATCATCAATGGCTACAAAAATGATTGATTCGTTATGCTGTAACCGTTCATCGATGAAAGCTTTAGCCATTCCGATATCCGAAAACTGGTTATAAAATATACGATACTGGTTAAACAGGCCAACTACAAGATGGGCTTCTGTTAATCCTATTTGTTTTATCGTTATATTATTCACAATCAGTTCTGTCATTTTGGGTTGATGGATAGGAGAAAAGAATAAATTCTAAATCATCAACACCATTGTTCATAATTTTATGTTTATCGCCAGCTTTTATCTGTAAACCTTTGCTGGCATCAACTGTAAATGTTCCACCCTCAATTAAAAATGTTGCCTGACCTTTCAATATGAAGAAAAATTGTTCTGCATAAGTATGAAAATGTAATTTCTCAGCAGTTTGAGCAGGCATTAATTCTTGTTTAATTACTGCTTCAGTCTTGATTACAAAATTCCATCCATCACAGTTATCGCCCCATTTATAGTGACTTAAACAATTTTCTTTTGAAAGGATTTCGCTCATTTTTAAGTATCAAGTATTTGGTATAGAGTATCAAGACCTTACGCCTTGAAGCTTTTAGCCTTCCACCTCACCATTCACCTTGTGCCAGATCATTACCTGGTTGCCAAATATTTTAGAGAAACCTTTAACATCTTCTCCGCTCCAGGCATTGTTCATTTCGCCGTAGCTACCAAATTTATTACTCATTAAATCATGGTTCGATTCAATTCCGATAATCTGGAAACGGTATGGCAACAGCTCAACAAATACTTTACCACTCACAAATTTTTGCGTATCGGCCAAAAATGCCTCAATATTCCGCATAATCGGATCGTGGAACTGACCTTCGTGCAGCCAGTTACCATAAAAAGATGATAACTGCTCTTTCCAGCTTAACTGCCATTTGGTTAACGTATGTTTTTCTAAAGTATGGTGTGCTTTAATGATGATGATCGGTCCGGCGGCTTCGAAACCTACACGGCCTTTAATACCAATAATAGTGTCGCCCACGTGGATATCTCTACCAATACCAAAAGGTTGTGCAATGGCCTGTAATTTCTGGATTGCTTTAACAGGTGCTAATTTTTCACCATCAATGGCAACCAATTCCCCTTTTTCGAAAGTCAATTCAACTTTACGTGGTTCCGTTTCCGAAACCTGGGTTGGCCAGGCGCTTTCTGGTAAAGTTTCGTTCGAAGTTAAAGTTTCTTTTCCTCCTACCGAAGTTCCCCATAAACCTTTGTTGATCGAATATCTTGCTTTTTCGGCACTATACTCCACACCATGTTTTGCTAAATATTCTATTTCCGCTTCGCGGGATAATTTTAAATCCCTGATCGGGGTAATAATTTCCACTCCCGGAATCAGGATGTTGAAAATCATATCAAAACGAACCTGATCGTTACCAGCTCCGGTACTACCGTGGGCTACATAATCGGCACCGATTTTTTTTACATAATTGGCAATAGCAGTTGCCTGACTCACACGTTCTGCACTAACCGACAATGGATAAGTGGCATTTTTTAATACGTTACCAAAAACCAGGTATTTAATACAACCTTCGTAATAACTCTCCGTTTCATCTACAACAGCATGCGATTTTACACCCAAAGCATAAGCTCTTTTCTCAATTTCCTGCAATTCTTCTTCAGAGAAACCACCGGTATTTACAATTACCGAGTGAACTTCCAATCCGCGGTCTTGTGCAAGGTGAATACAACAAAATGAGGTATCTAAGCCTCCGCTAAATGCTAAAACAACTTTTTTCATGCTATTTAAATAAAAGGGTAAATAAAAATAATAGGGCTTTTAAGCCAGTTTTCGGCTTTGGTTTAACAACTAAACGCTGTTTAATGCGCATAAAACGCTCGTATAGTTTGGGTTTTTTCTGCAGTTCTTCGGCAAATTGTTTGGCTACTTCGTGTTTTTTTTCAGCCGGATCGTAAAGCATGGCCGTGCACATACAGTTCTTACGTTCCTTCATTTTTAAAATTTCGAAGTTTACGCAGCTTTGGCAGCCTTTCCAAAATTCTTCATCCTGGGTAAGTTCGCTATAGGTTACGGGTTCATAACCTAAATCAGAATTGATTTTCATTACCGCCAAACCAGTTGTTAAACCAAATATTTTTGCTTTTGGATACAACTTTCTCGATAAGCCGAAAATTTCATTTTTTATGGCTTTGGCTAATCCCGCTTTGCGGTATTTAGGGCTTACTACCAAACCACTATTGGCCACAAATTGTCCGTGACTCCAGGTTTCAATGTAGCAAAATCCTGCCCATGAACCATCTTTGTGGAAGGCTATAACCGATTTGCCCTCCTGCATTTTATTGGAAATATATTCTGGCGAACGCTTGGCAATTCCCGTTCCACGAGCTTTTGCCGATTCAGCCATTTCTGTTACTATTTCTTCTGCAAATACACGATGTTCAGGAAGTGCAACCTGCACTATAAATTCGTTAATATCCATTCGTTTTCTAACGAAAAATTATAAGTATTCTTGTTAATTGGGTTTTTAGAGAGGATCAATTCCTCGTTACGTTTAGTTTAGGTACTAAATACGTGGAGTGAAATTTTGCCGGCTTGTGGGGTAAAAAAATACGGGTTGAAAATGATTAATAAACAGACCTTTCCCACGCACCATTTGTGCGGTAGAAACAGAAAGTTTATGTAAAAATTGTTTAATCATTTCTTGCGTATTAAAACGGCTTTAACTCTATTGAGGTGCAAAGGTTTAAATAAAAATCGAGTTACACAATATTATCATGATTTTTTTATGTTAAGGTTTCGTTTTTTTTAAACTAATCTGACTTAATCAGGGCTTAGGGGAATATACTCCCTTTAAGATTTTTTTCTTTAATAATCAATTTCATCATTAAAGCCTCTTTCAATATTAACATTGTTAAAAACAATCATCAAACTTTAACATCTGCTTAACAACATTTAACAAACTGAAATGCCGATTAAACACAATATTTGTATCGCTGTAGCGAATGCTACCAGGCTTTCGTTTTATTGATGTTTCCTAAATATTAAATCAACTTTTAAAACACTATGAAGAATTCTACTCCGATTTATTTCAAATCCCTTATTTTATTTGTTCTTATTGCTTTTACAACATTTA
Proteins encoded:
- a CDS encoding GNAT family N-acetyltransferase — its product is MTELIVNNITIKQIGLTEAHLVVGLFNQYRIFYNQFSDIGMAKAFIDERLQHNESIIFVAIDDDSQQPVGFTQLYPKYSSVRLSKNWILNDLYVAEDYRKQGIGEKLIKTAMDFAKNNGSTFVQLETAVDNFNAQHLYESMGFIKQDNDEEFFLYKIALNS
- a CDS encoding cupin domain-containing protein, which codes for MSEILSKENCLSHYKWGDNCDGWNFVIKTEAVIKQELMPAQTAEKLHFHTYAEQFFFILKGQATFLIEGGTFTVDASKGLQIKAGDKHKIMNNGVDDLEFILFSYPSTQNDRTDCE
- the argG gene encoding argininosuccinate synthase, producing the protein MKKVVLAFSGGLDTSFCCIHLAQDRGLEVHSVIVNTGGFSEEELQEIEKRAYALGVKSHAVVDETESYYEGCIKYLVFGNVLKNATYPLSVSAERVSQATAIANYVKKIGADYVAHGSTGAGNDQVRFDMIFNILIPGVEIITPIRDLKLSREAEIEYLAKHGVEYSAEKARYSINKGLWGTSVGGKETLTSNETLPESAWPTQVSETEPRKVELTFEKGELVAIDGEKLAPVKAIQKLQAIAQPFGIGRDIHVGDTIIGIKGRVGFEAAGPIIIIKAHHTLEKHTLTKWQLSWKEQLSSFYGNWLHEGQFHDPIMRNIEAFLADTQKFVSGKVFVELLPYRFQIIGIESNHDLMSNKFGSYGEMNNAWSGEDVKGFSKIFGNQVMIWHKVNGEVEG
- a CDS encoding GNAT family N-acetyltransferase, which codes for MDINEFIVQVALPEHRVFAEEIVTEMAESAKARGTGIAKRSPEYISNKMQEGKSVIAFHKDGSWAGFCYIETWSHGQFVANSGLVVSPKYRKAGLAKAIKNEIFGLSRKLYPKAKIFGLTTGLAVMKINSDLGYEPVTYSELTQDEEFWKGCQSCVNFEILKMKERKNCMCTAMLYDPAEKKHEVAKQFAEELQKKPKLYERFMRIKQRLVVKPKPKTGLKALLFLFTLLFK